The Acidobacteriota bacterium genome window below encodes:
- a CDS encoding SPOR domain-containing protein, with protein MEEEKKDYYEIQLDNKQLIFLFFLAVVICGVFFLVGVKVGRDAARLEAEANKIASKAQKLETKEIPPPSVVALPKKEEPKKTKEFGYFKLMEGKKAGKTVTPGGKPQSPAKKEEKPSLAPSKPKVKKRYYAVQVASTRSKREALSLRDRLKRKGYSAFVKMVEEKGRRVYKVRVGRFKNRIEAISLRDTLRIKEGFKDAWIVATS; from the coding sequence GTGGAGGAAGAGAAGAAGGATTATTATGAGATCCAATTAGATAACAAACAGCTGATCTTCCTCTTTTTCTTGGCGGTTGTCATCTGTGGTGTGTTCTTTCTCGTGGGGGTAAAGGTGGGGAGGGATGCTGCTCGTTTGGAGGCTGAGGCGAATAAGATAGCCTCGAAGGCGCAGAAATTGGAGACTAAGGAGATCCCCCCTCCCTCGGTTGTTGCCCTTCCTAAAAAAGAAGAGCCCAAAAAGACAAAAGAGTTTGGCTATTTCAAGTTGATGGAAGGGAAGAAAGCGGGAAAAACCGTTACTCCTGGGGGAAAGCCTCAGTCACCAGCGAAAAAAGAGGAAAAGCCATCCCTTGCTCCTTCGAAACCGAAGGTTAAAAAGAGGTATTATGCGGTCCAGGTTGCTTCCACCCGTTCGAAACGGGAGGCACTTTCTTTGAGGGATAGGCTCAAGAGAAAGGGGTATTCCGCCTTTGTGAAGATGGTTGAAGAAAAAGGGAGGAGGGTGTACAAGGTTCGGGTGGGTAGATTCAAAAACCGGATAGAGGCTATTTCCCTTAGAGATACGCTGAGGATAAAGGAGGGGTTTAAAGACGCCTGGATAGTAGCTACCTCTTGA
- the prfB gene encoding peptide chain release factor 2 gives MSLRGRQRNLEAIFDQDELGRRINALQDKLLVREIWNNKEEAVRLLKEKKQLEERLDVARKLNDLIGEIEVMLELADEGEEVTEDIEERLKVLEEELNQAEINLILNEENDENNAILTIHPGAGGTESQDWASMLLRMYLRWAERRGFEAKVMDYLPGEEAGLKSATVSIKGRYAYGYLKGESGVHRLVRISPFDASRRRHTSFASVFVYPELDEEIKIEINEKDLKIETFRASGHGGQHVNVTDSAVRITHLPTGIVVQCQNERSQHQNKAFALKVLKARLYERARQEKLKEKEKLEKGKKDISFGSQIRSYVLHPYQMIKDHRTGLEIGDATRVLDGDIDPFIQSYLRLLARKRS, from the coding sequence CTGAGCTTAAGAGGAAGACAGAGGAACTTGGAGGCTATCTTTGACCAAGATGAGCTTGGAAGAAGGATAAACGCCCTTCAGGACAAGTTGCTCGTCAGAGAGATATGGAATAATAAAGAGGAGGCGGTGCGGCTCTTGAAGGAGAAGAAGCAGCTTGAGGAAAGGTTGGATGTTGCTCGCAAGCTGAATGATCTGATTGGTGAGATAGAGGTTATGCTGGAGCTGGCAGATGAAGGAGAGGAGGTGACCGAGGATATCGAAGAGCGTCTCAAGGTGCTCGAAGAGGAACTGAATCAAGCGGAGATAAATCTTATCCTGAACGAGGAGAACGATGAGAATAACGCCATCCTAACCATCCATCCTGGGGCAGGGGGCACGGAGTCCCAAGATTGGGCATCGATGCTTCTTCGGATGTACCTTCGCTGGGCGGAGCGGAGAGGGTTCGAGGCAAAGGTGATGGATTACCTTCCCGGTGAGGAAGCGGGTTTAAAAAGCGCTACCGTGAGCATAAAAGGGCGTTATGCCTATGGTTACCTAAAGGGGGAATCCGGTGTCCATCGATTGGTGAGGATTTCTCCCTTTGATGCTTCTCGGCGGAGGCATACTTCCTTTGCCTCGGTATTCGTATATCCCGAGCTCGATGAAGAGATAAAGATTGAAATAAACGAAAAGGATTTAAAAATAGAGACCTTCCGGGCAAGTGGGCATGGGGGGCAACATGTAAATGTCACCGATTCTGCGGTGAGGATCACCCATCTTCCAACAGGAATAGTAGTTCAATGTCAAAATGAGCGCTCCCAGCATCAAAATAAAGCCTTCGCTTTGAAGGTGTTGAAAGCGAGACTTTATGAACGGGCACGGCAAGAGAAATTGAAGGAGAAGGAGAAGTTGGAAAAAGGTAAGAAGGATATCTCCTTTGGGAGTCAGATCCGTTCCTATGTCCTTCATCCCTACCAGATGATAAAGGACCATCGCACCGGTCTTGAGATAGGTGATGCTACCCGGGTGCTTGATGGCGATATTGATCCCTTCATTCAGAGTTATCTCAGGCTTTTGGCAAGGAAAAGGAGCTAA
- the lnt gene encoding apolipoprotein N-acyltransferase, whose protein sequence is MRKKSSIIYALLLSGLSGVLVAFSFPRFNLGWLAWFSLVPLLVMGWFTPPKRAFFAALAGGGVSYLLSVYWLAPVMTHYGRLPQSVGILIMLILVLYLAAYWAFFALIFSFIGRRLGEWVFLIAPFVWVGFEYLRNYIVTGFPWILLAHSQYRFLHLIQISDIFGAYGVSFLIVLVNGVLSLSLLRRFRSKRYFALLVGTAILIIIVLIYGAVRLKTVFASPERIRIALVQGNAEQDKLLSGAYVEELARVHLALTARAARFGSEFIIWPESNIPLNFSTSPVFNRLMRDEARRYNAFFLFGSVDVREKEGKKRYYNSAFLINPEGEVVGRYDKVHLVPFGEYVPKKRLFFFAGKLTAEVSDFSPGERLTLLEVKGHRFAVPICFEIIFPNLVRSFVKEGAEFIVTITNDAWFGRTSAPYQHFITAVFRAVECRRFVARAANTGISGIIDPYGRIIKQTPIFKKALVIGEIAPSTYTTFYVRYGDILPLCSLFMVIFVLIYSLKRKEDKSAYR, encoded by the coding sequence ATGCGGAAGAAGTCATCTATTATCTATGCTTTATTGCTTTCCGGGTTAAGTGGGGTTCTGGTGGCTTTCTCCTTCCCCCGGTTCAACCTTGGTTGGCTTGCCTGGTTTTCTCTCGTTCCTCTTCTCGTTATGGGTTGGTTTACCCCTCCGAAACGGGCTTTCTTTGCTGCTTTAGCCGGAGGAGGGGTGAGCTATCTTCTTAGCGTTTATTGGCTTGCTCCGGTTATGACCCATTATGGAAGACTTCCCCAGAGCGTGGGTATTTTGATAATGTTGATCCTCGTTCTCTATCTCGCCGCTTATTGGGCATTTTTTGCCCTTATCTTTTCCTTTATCGGGAGAAGGTTGGGAGAGTGGGTGTTTCTGATCGCTCCCTTTGTTTGGGTAGGATTTGAATATCTGCGGAATTACATCGTAACCGGTTTTCCCTGGATATTGCTCGCCCATTCTCAGTATCGTTTTCTCCATCTGATACAGATTTCAGATATCTTCGGCGCATATGGGGTTTCTTTCCTTATTGTATTGGTCAACGGAGTACTATCCCTTTCCCTTCTGAGAAGGTTTAGGAGTAAGAGATATTTCGCCCTTTTGGTTGGGACGGCTATTCTTATTATTATTGTCCTTATCTATGGGGCTGTCAGGTTGAAGACGGTTTTTGCTTCTCCTGAGAGGATAAGGATCGCTTTAGTTCAGGGAAATGCGGAACAGGATAAACTCCTGAGCGGAGCCTATGTTGAGGAGCTTGCCCGGGTTCACCTTGCTCTTACTGCCCGTGCCGCTCGTTTTGGTAGTGAGTTTATCATCTGGCCCGAGTCCAATATCCCCTTGAACTTTAGCACCTCTCCGGTGTTCAATCGGCTTATGCGGGATGAAGCGAGGCGTTACAATGCATTTTTCCTCTTCGGGAGCGTTGATGTGAGGGAAAAGGAGGGGAAGAAGAGATATTATAATTCCGCCTTTTTGATCAACCCCGAAGGAGAGGTGGTGGGAAGATACGATAAGGTGCATCTCGTTCCCTTTGGGGAATATGTGCCTAAGAAAAGGCTCTTTTTCTTTGCGGGTAAGCTCACCGCTGAGGTTTCCGATTTCTCTCCGGGAGAGAGGTTGACCCTTCTCGAGGTTAAGGGGCATCGTTTTGCCGTTCCCATCTGTTTTGAGATCATATTTCCCAATCTGGTCCGCTCCTTTGTGAAGGAGGGAGCGGAGTTCATCGTTACCATAACTAATGATGCCTGGTTTGGGAGGACTTCAGCACCTTATCAGCACTTCATTACCGCTGTTTTTCGGGCGGTTGAGTGCCGTCGTTTTGTTGCTCGGGCAGCCAATACAGGGATAAGTGGGATAATAGATCCTTATGGGAGGATCATAAAGCAGACCCCCATCTTCAAAAAGGCGTTGGTTATAGGTGAAATAGCCCCTTCAACATATACCACATTCTATGTTAGATATGGGGATATTCTTCCCCTTTGTTCTCTTTTTATGGTGATATTTGTTCTCATCTATTCCTTGAAGAGAAAGGAGGATAAAAGTGCTTATCGATGA
- a CDS encoding co-chaperone GroES has translation MKIKPLHDRVLIKRLEKKEEVRGGIIIPDTAKEKPMEGEVIAVGEGRVLDDGKVRPVDVKVGDKVLVGKYSGTEIKIDDEEYLIVREDEILGVIE, from the coding sequence ATGAAGATCAAGCCACTTCACGACAGAGTCCTGATAAAAAGATTGGAGAAGAAAGAAGAGGTACGGGGCGGAATAATCATTCCCGATACTGCCAAAGAGAAACCGATGGAAGGAGAGGTGATAGCGGTTGGCGAAGGGCGGGTTCTCGATGATGGTAAGGTTCGTCCCGTCGATGTTAAGGTAGGCGATAAGGTGTTGGTGGGGAAGTATTCCGGTACCGAGATCAAGATCGATGATGAGGAATATCTCATCGTCCGCGAGGATGAGATCCTCGGTGTTATAGAATAA
- a CDS encoding PBP1A family penicillin-binding protein, with product MRLVDWLKEKFGLSQTGSIFLILLVLSITSGAIGGYILAHYTNVERITALENYRPSVITIIYDSKDNPISQFALEKRIVIPFSEIPKNFINAVIAAEDDSFYHHIGIDPVSILRAIYKDIIHLRKVQGASTITQQLARNLFLTPKKTFTRKIKEALYAIQIENHYTKRKILELYCNQVYLGYNRFGIEAAARYYFGKKAKDLTLAECAAIAGLIKAPAIYSPFRYPSRAVKRRNMVLDLMVKEGFITKAQADKAKKEPLILRKRGAEEGSVAPYFVEEVRKFLEKRFGRKATYRGGLRVYTTLDSKLQRIANKAVEDGVRALDKREGFRGGYRNIIKEGLSPKEFWLKEWNRPLVKGRIVRGLILSVKANKALVKIGRDEFPIGRYEVVWTHHSDLRKLFKPGDLVPFRIEDVSAKGKIRLSLEQDPLVNGALVAIEVGTGRIRAMVGGIDFEKSKFNRATQGKRQTGSAFKPFVYAAALDSGLTASTTVFDEPATFYDPYTNEPYEPSNYHNRYFGVVTLREALEKSLNVATIKIELKVGVDKVVKYAKRCGITENIQPFLSIGLGSFEVTPLEMTAAYSVFPNQGVWVEPYFIEKITDTEGNILYTHTPKTKQALSADTAFLTHKLLEGVVLRGTAAAAASLGLPLAGKTGTTNDYTDAWFIGYSPNLVCGVWVGFDEKKTLGPNESGARAALPIWMEFMKNALVGKPIGNFSIPPGIVFRRIDRRTGLLATPLCPPQDIILEAYREGTEPVKFCGEEYHRNLKLPYYLQEKLVDIY from the coding sequence ATGAGGCTGGTAGACTGGCTAAAAGAAAAATTTGGTCTGTCGCAAACAGGAAGCATTTTCCTTATTCTCCTCGTCCTCTCTATAACCTCAGGTGCAATAGGAGGATATATCCTCGCCCATTACACCAATGTGGAGCGAATAACCGCCCTCGAGAACTACCGTCCCAGTGTCATCACCATTATCTACGATTCCAAGGACAACCCCATCTCCCAATTTGCTCTCGAAAAAAGGATCGTCATCCCCTTCTCTGAGATACCGAAGAACTTCATAAACGCGGTCATTGCCGCTGAAGACGACTCCTTCTACCACCACATAGGAATAGACCCAGTGAGTATCCTTCGAGCGATCTACAAGGACATAATCCATTTAAGAAAAGTCCAAGGAGCAAGCACCATCACCCAGCAGTTGGCGCGCAATCTCTTCCTCACCCCCAAAAAGACATTTACCAGAAAGATAAAGGAAGCCCTCTACGCCATTCAGATCGAGAACCATTACACCAAGAGAAAGATCCTTGAGCTCTACTGCAATCAGGTCTACCTGGGATACAACCGTTTTGGGATAGAGGCGGCTGCCAGATACTATTTTGGGAAAAAGGCGAAAGACCTTACCTTGGCAGAATGCGCTGCCATCGCCGGATTAATTAAGGCACCTGCTATCTATTCCCCATTCAGGTACCCGAGCAGGGCGGTGAAAAGAAGGAATATGGTGCTTGATCTAATGGTGAAGGAGGGGTTCATCACTAAGGCACAAGCGGACAAGGCAAAGAAGGAGCCCCTTATCTTAAGGAAACGGGGCGCGGAAGAGGGAAGTGTCGCCCCTTACTTCGTTGAGGAAGTGAGGAAGTTCTTAGAAAAAAGGTTCGGAAGAAAGGCAACATATCGGGGGGGGTTGAGGGTTTACACCACCCTAGACAGCAAACTACAGCGGATAGCCAATAAGGCAGTGGAGGACGGTGTCCGAGCTCTCGACAAACGAGAGGGATTTCGGGGGGGATACCGGAATATCATCAAGGAAGGGCTCTCACCAAAGGAGTTTTGGCTTAAGGAATGGAACCGCCCATTGGTGAAAGGAAGGATCGTAAGGGGGTTAATACTCTCGGTAAAAGCCAATAAGGCACTAGTGAAGATAGGGCGGGATGAATTCCCCATAGGGAGATATGAGGTAGTCTGGACCCATCACTCCGATCTCAGAAAACTGTTTAAACCTGGCGATCTCGTTCCCTTCCGAATAGAGGATGTATCCGCTAAAGGGAAGATTCGCCTTTCCTTGGAGCAGGACCCGTTGGTAAATGGAGCCTTGGTGGCAATAGAGGTTGGTACAGGAAGGATAAGGGCGATGGTGGGGGGAATAGATTTTGAGAAGAGCAAGTTTAACCGGGCGACCCAGGGGAAAAGGCAAACCGGTTCCGCATTTAAACCGTTTGTTTATGCAGCTGCTCTCGACTCTGGACTCACCGCAAGCACTACGGTATTCGATGAGCCAGCCACCTTCTACGATCCTTATACCAATGAACCATATGAGCCCTCGAATTATCACAATCGCTACTTCGGCGTAGTCACCCTTAGAGAAGCTCTGGAGAAATCGCTCAATGTGGCGACGATAAAGATAGAGTTGAAAGTGGGGGTGGATAAGGTGGTTAAATATGCCAAACGGTGCGGTATCACAGAGAATATCCAACCCTTTCTCTCAATAGGCTTGGGAAGCTTCGAAGTCACCCCCTTGGAGATGACCGCTGCCTATTCCGTTTTTCCCAATCAAGGGGTGTGGGTAGAGCCATACTTTATCGAAAAGATCACCGATACCGAGGGAAACATCCTCTATACCCATACTCCTAAAACAAAACAAGCCCTCTCTGCGGATACTGCCTTCCTCACCCATAAACTCCTCGAGGGGGTGGTTCTAAGAGGAACAGCTGCGGCAGCTGCTTCTCTCGGTCTGCCCTTAGCTGGAAAAACAGGAACTACTAACGATTATACCGACGCCTGGTTCATCGGATATTCCCCAAACCTCGTCTGTGGGGTCTGGGTAGGCTTCGACGAAAAGAAAACCTTAGGACCTAATGAAAGCGGAGCTCGAGCTGCTCTTCCCATATGGATGGAATTTATGAAAAACGCCTTGGTAGGAAAACCGATAGGCAATTTCAGCATTCCCCCGGGGATCGTATTCCGACGGATCGATCGAAGAACGGGTCTTCTTGCCACCCCGCTCTGTCCTCCTCAGGACATCATCCTCGAAGCCTACCGCGAGGGAACGGAACCCGTAAAATTCTGCGGTGAGGAATATCATAGGAATCTCAAACTTCCTTACTACCTCCAGGAGAAATTGGTCGATATCTATTAG